The Magnolia sinica isolate HGM2019 chromosome 9, MsV1, whole genome shotgun sequence sequence TTcaaaccctctcccatttctcagaATAAATTAAGCTATTTTGTCTACAGCTTGTTTTATGGACGATGGAGGCTCCAAAATGAAAGGTTCTTCAACGTCAGACATGCTCAACATAGGAGTATGCAGCTTATCCACAGAAAAATGAATTGAACCAAAGGTTTCAGTTTCTCTTTTCTTGCTATTAGTACCAACAGAGACTGCAGTAACACAAGGACTCCTTTTGGGTGATGAGGCTTTTTTATTGGAAGCAACAGAGAGGTGCTTGATAGCTGCCTCATTTTCCACAGCCAAATAGGTAGAAGATTCTGCTTGATTTGATCCATGTGAGAAGAGAATATTGACAGCATCAACAGAATTACCAGGCTCCGTTTCTTTAGATTCTGACACAATTTGAAGTGCACCATCCTCATCCTCAC is a genomic window containing:
- the LOC131255513 gene encoding uncharacterized protein LOC131255513 isoform X2 codes for the protein MSSGRSPSTEQVHQIITRTATFVSEHGGQSEIVLRVKQGDNPTFGFLIPHHHLHVYFRFLVEHQELLKAETDLKPPDEEKVESGQNQAGGIAGGALSLLRSIYGSGEDEDGALQIVSESKETEPGNSVDAVNILFSHGSNQAESSTYLAVENEAAIKHLSVASNKKASSPKRSPCVTAVSVGTNSKKRETETFGSIHFSVDKLHTPMLSMSDVEEPFILEPPSSIKQAVDKIA
- the LOC131255513 gene encoding uncharacterized protein LOC131255513 isoform X1 encodes the protein MKNSDPGLEFTGFHPPFPVPESLVNNLPSTEQVHQIITRTATFVSEHGGQSEIVLRVKQGDNPTFGFLIPHHHLHVYFRFLVEHQELLKAETDLKPPDEEKVESGQNQAGGIAGGALSLLRSIYGSGEDEDGALQIVSESKETEPGNSVDAVNILFSHGSNQAESSTYLAVENEAAIKHLSVASNKKASSPKRSPCVTAVSVGTNSKKRETETFGSIHFSVDKLHTPMLSMSDVEEPFILEPPSSIKQAVDKIA